The stretch of DNA ttttctggaaacATGATTCTTGTTTGTTATCatagctccttttccttttgtaataCCATATTCTAAATCATCAACTCCTTTAAaatagaaactgctaaattttgagtggaaaaaatatacaataataaaaatgactgatGCTATTGACAGTGTACTCTCAAATGTATAGATGCAGACAATTGTATTCTTAGTTTTAAATAGATGAAATAATTAtggataaaatatttgttttgtctacatttgaagaaaaataacGCAATACTGTTAAATATTCGCTGTGTTCTAAGAATTTTGCTAATCCCTGGTAGTCAAACTGCAACAATAACAAACTTCAGTCCTCGCTCTCAAGTTCACAttctaaatgggaaaaataactcaTGGAGTAGATGGAAAAGCATAGGGTACCATGTCATCAGCAGGTCAAATGCCCATCAATAAGAGTCTAAAATGTATAGATTTAGTGAAGGAGGTGAGTGTTGGAAGATGTTCCAATGCGGTGGCAAAATACAAGGTCATACATGATGTTCCTCAAACTCATTTATGCATTTTTCCTACATAATTTCCTTTGACTTACTGACCGCCACCTCAAGAGACATGACTCTTGAGATTCAGTTCAAATTCACTACTACTCCCCAATTAATTATATCatgattaataaattaaattttgacTCTCTTTACTAGGGGAGAAGGCAGGAAAGTGGTGTAGGAGGCAGATAGTGGTCCTTATGAACATAATAGCGAGCATGTATATAGCACCTCAACATTAATAAAGTGCTAAATACATTTATTCTTTTATCAACAAAATAATTATATCATATAGGTGCCATTCTATTTATAGTAAAGATAAATGAGGCTGAGAGGTCTTAAGGGACTTTCCTAGGACCACATAGCTCCAAGgcttttacatatacatgtatgtacacgtGCATTCCCTGTCAGGGGGGATTAGAAAGATTACTATCTCTGCAGTTAGAAAAGTGGAGGATAAATCATACCTCTGGTGTCTTAACAGGAGTGAATAttgataaatataataaatatatgaacataaatatataaatacatttagtaatatacgtatatatataaatatataagctaatatatttatatagaactatatagtatatataaatatatgcaaatatacagatatataataatataattatattttaataaaaattatatattttttataaaatgaaattatcataaaataaaagtattattataaaataaaatatattgtatgATGACATGTAATAAATTAacaaaagtatgtatatatacatgtatatacaaatataataaaaatagtactctatgtttctaatattttctatctgaattatttctttttgacaCTTGGAAAAGGCCAAAGAACAGGGCTCTCCTTTAAtttaaatctcttttaaaaaatttttttatttaaaatgtgaaattcaAAAGAATGTTTAAATCTCTCCCTGATCAAGAAAGGTCTTcataatatttaaaagtaattggaacaaaaacaaaaaatccattAGTCAGTGTTAAGAAAGGGTTGGAGATTTAATAGCCATTGATCCATTAAAAGGagcaataataaataaaaatgttgttTTCTCCTGAACCATTCAAGCTAACATGTGCTGGGGGAAAGAGAGCAACAGTTAAAGGCTCTATTTCAAGTGGCTTCTGCACTTGCTGGTCACTTTGTCAATCCTGTCTTGATCAGAGTGCTTTGCCAATCTTTGGTGTAGAAACTGGATTGAATTTTGCAAAAGGATTTCAAGCCAGAACactgttttgttaattttctattaAATAGTACAggagttaatttatttattcaaatagAGAGGCTTTCATACTAGGAAAATTTGAAAACATGATAGCCATAAAATTACCACTGTCTTTTATGTAGTGCTTTGTATTCGAAAATATCTTATATACTTATTACCATTTTTCATCACTACAACCTAACAAAGTAGGAGCTTGCAAAgataagtgtcttgcccaagatcacacagttaagtgAGGATCTAAGATAGGATATGAGATcaggtcatctgtaaaatgaaatgactggACCAAGTGGTCTGAGGTCAGATCAACTCTAGATTTATGATATATGGTTCTCTGTGCACCCTTTtggagactcattttcctcatctgtaaaatgaaaataacaataaaatcctTGATATCTCCCACTCATGATCCTTATGTGAAAtcaaaataatgataacaataattatGAAGTGATAGATTAGCCTTAAAGAACGTCATAAATGTGAACAATTATTATCTTTAACGCACTGCACGTAggaagtggttaataaatgtgttttaaattaaattgaattgtttcATTAGGTATTACAAGGTTTAAGGAGCAATGCTTCATAATCAGTTGAAAGATTGTTGACCTTCTCTACCACCTCTCTCACTTCCATGAAATCTCTAATGCGCTTCTTCATCTCCAGCAGAATAAGCCAATATGAATTGGGATTTCTATTCAGACATCTATCCAATTTGAGGAAATACTAtagaattaaaagataaaaggtGTTCCCAACAGCACTCCTCACCTTGATTGGAGTCATTTCGTCATTCAAAGAGGAGAGGACAAATGTGTTTTCCCTTTTGGAGTAACTATTTCGCAAATTGGTCACGAGTTTACACAAAAGACTAAAGATGCAGCAGAGGCTTCTTATCTTAGGTCCCAAATGTCACTCAATAAAAATGACTTCCCTCCACCAGAGTCCAGTGAAGAGCATATAATCTTTCTTTTGTAAGGTAAGTTTAAGAATTTTTAAGAGATGATATTTCAAGACACAGGTATtagaagaaaatgattttaaaaaaggacacACAAGTGTGAGTTCTACAGGTTTGCGAATAATATTTTCTGTCTGAAGCTTGATAATTGTGACTGAGAGTAACTGAAGACAAAGAACAGAGATTGTGTTTGTACTTAAAGAATCAGAATTTAGCTGCTCTGAATAAAGAGTGAATATAACTTCGTCTTTAGTAGGATTTCATGAAAcctttttgatttaaaaaatgttaattattttaattacttttacaTATATGCCCTGGCTTCTTGCAAAAGATTTTTAGAAAACATGTTCTAATGTGTCGCATTTTCCAAAAAATCCTTATATATCacacattttattcatataaaagaTAAGAACAGATTGCTTATTTTCCCTATTCATGTCTTCTCTGTAAACCATTCACATTCCCAATTTCAGTGCTAGCAATCTAGcaatccctctctctctctctctctctctctctctctctctctctctctctctctctctctctctctctctctctctcacacacacacacacacacacacacacacacacacacagaagctaCTCGATTTTGAACATCTGTGCTGTTTAATTTATGGTTCTCTCTATCACTCAAATAATCTGTCTCTAAACATAAACCGACTCAAATTTAAATGCTAAGACTCCATGACCATGTCTTTTTCAATTGTGTAAGTTACACTTTTTCTCATATATTTCATAGCTTTCCTTTGCTTGAATATTAAAAGTCCATTCATGAGTAAACCCTCATATCCCTACCTGTCAGAATTGAGGCACATTAGGATTATAACCACACATAATTATGACAATTATCATAATGAGTATttacaaaaagatggaaaaacagTGAACTGTTAGAGAAACTTAAATATGAGTTATCTGAAAACAATGGGGAAAGTAGAGAATAAAGGATAAACAAATTGACATCATTATTCTTGAAGTGGACACTACCAAATATCTTGATGTCACTTGTGTTATTTTAGAGAAAATTGTCAATGAGAAAACTCTGAGACCAGTACCATATCCGAAGCTTTCTTATCAAACAAAAATTAGACATcttagaaatatttgttaaatgcatTGAATAGTAAGAGCTCAATAAAGAGTTCACAAAGGTTAATATGAATGATCTCATTACTACACCGCCACTTTTTAATTGaacaaactgagactcagaagagTTCCTTGAATTGTCCATTTTCATAGAGCCAATGAGTGGCAGAAGGAGAACTTCCTAACTGAGACCAGTTCTTCACCCAGTATAAAAGATGATCACTTACCATATGCATAGTACACATTTAAGAAATCTTTATGAAATTGAACTGCCATTTCCTGAGATTTATTCAGCACTTGCACAAAGCTAAACATAAATAATCACTTTTAAGACTGACAATAAACTATATCGGAATAGTGTACATGCATTTGCTCAACCCAAGTCCTCTGTGCCTCCTACATTACTATTTTGAAGACACCAGTGTCTTTGCTAGGTTGTGTAGGATATTAGCCTTAACTTTCCACTCTCCTTTATCCATCAATGTTCATTCAATTGAAAAGTCCTGTTGATTACACCTTTACTGCATCTCTTCCCtacactcatttctcttctctgaaacTGCCATCACTTTGGTACAAATGCTCAACACTTTTGTCCTGAACTCTGGCAACTTGCTTTCTACTTCTTCTCTTTGACTCAAAGCCCTAGGAAATTCACTCTATCTTTCAATAGACTGTCAAATTGTTACTCCTAAAGGGAATTTCTGATCTTGTTACCTTCAACTCTCACCCAATAACCTAGAGTTTCTCCTTATCAACTCACACACCAATGATAAAATTGTTTTCTAGCCTTTTAAAGTCACTGTAACCTTACTTTGCCTATTTTTGAAGTCTTCTCATATCTCACTTCCATATATTTACTCAAAGACAGCTGTGTGGCACAGAAGACCACTTGCTAGACTTTGACCTAGGACTATTTAGGTTCAAATTTAACTTCATACACTTACACGTTGGgcaaatcaaataatttttgcCTGCCACAGGTACTCCATaagtaaaattgggataatactAACAAATATTTCCCAGGATGATTatgagaatgaaataagcattttgtaaaccttaaaatattatataaatgttaatgttGCTGTTGCCACCCTGTGATCCAATATAACTCCCCTCGTACTCTTTCTCGAACAAGACTCTGGGTAATTTCGCTGTTATCTTCCAATGCCGGGAATACTCTACCACTTCTTTTCTATCTCCGTGTTTCCCAGACTTCCTTCCAGTCTCAGTTAAAACCCTACCTTCTCCAAAGAAATCTTTTCCAATTCGAGTTAATGTGTGTACCTTCCTTCTCATAATTATATCcaatataacacacacatatacacacacacacacatgcacatttagAGTCAAacccacatatatatgtgatatttatgtattatgtatgttatatgtgtTTTAGATaacatatgaattttattttgatacAATATTATGCTGTACAAGATATGTATGATATAAGATACAAAATTGTatgatatattacatattatttaatcaataataatgatattatattGCATAATATCTATAAAGTATTTCAATAAAGTATCtataaattatttcaataataCAATATCAAtagtatgaatatatatatatgtgtatatatatatatatatgtgtatatatatatatctatatctatatatgactgggaagataaagaaaaacacaaaactgTTCAAATTCCAGGAACTCAAACTCTGATGGGTAATACAACCACGTACAATATGCGtttatccatatatatatgtgtgtgtgtgtgattgtatgtatacatttgtatatatggatatatatgtgtatatctgtatatgttcatacatgtgtatatatgcatatataactgTGTGTATATAATCAGTACTCTTTGCGGATTTGACCAAAGTAACAGCTAATAAATCTCTGAAGAAGCTTGTCACATCAGATATTCTATAATGCATGTCTAGCACCTGATTCAATACATGACATTTAAATTGACTTAGTCTCTTTATTTTGAAGATAGCATCATCAGATCATTGACCTAAAATAGCAATAATACTGACCTCTATCAGTGTTTCAGATGGGAAACTTTTGAAACTGTAATCTTTGTTCTTCAATGGATTATTATAATTAGAATCATCACTATTACTATTGTTACTGAAATGAAATTGCAGATATAGCCCAGATTTACTTCCAAAAGACCTTGGTTTAGGATGTCCAGAGGGTAATCCTCCAATCTACTTGAACTTCAGCTTCCTAAGCTgttaaaaatgtcttttgaaGTACACAATTCAAgagatttttacaaatgaaagtatattttaaaagccTAAAGCACAACTGAAAGgaaattttcaaaatactttctggTCTTCCTCCCTCTTTGGAGAATCCTTTTCTGGAAAAGGTAAAATTCACTATCTTCTTTTGGCATTCAGTAACTAATGGACAGTAACTGTCTGTCTCCATATTACAGACGAGGAGTATTCTGAAATTACTATGCCCATCAGCTTTACAGAAGAGTAAAAACCCGATTCTTCCATTTATCTGgattcattttcaaaagaagagaagagagaataaacAAAGCAGGGATGGTGGAGGGGAATTACTCCATACCAACTGAGTTCATCCTCTTGGGAATAACTAGTTCTCCCAAGCTAAAAGTGGccctttttgttctctttctcacCGTTTATTTGGTTATTCTTATATCAAATCTTGGGATGATCATCTTAATCAGGATAGACCCGCATCTCCATTTgcccatgtattttttccttagtCACATGTCCTTCTGTGATCTCTGCTACTCCACAGCTATTGGTCTCAAGATGCTGGTGGACTTCTATGCCAAAGACAAATCTATTTCCTTCATTGGTTGTGCTCTgcaattctatttcttttgttccTTTGCAGATTCTGAATGCCTGCTCTTAGCAGTAATGGCTTTGGATCTCTACGTGGCAATAAGCAACCCTTTGCTTTATACAGTAAATATGTCTAGCCGGGTTTGCTACCTATTGATGGCTGGTGTCTACATGGTGGGTTTGATGGATGCTCTGCTCCATACTACTTTAACCTTCACATTGAGTTTCTGTAGGTCCAATGAAATTAACCACTTCTTCTGTGATATGCCTCCTCTTTTAGCAATCTCCTGTTCTGATATCCAAGTCAATGAACTGGTGTTCTTCACTGTCTTTGGTTTCATTGAAATTCTCACAATTTCAGGAGTCCTTGTCTCTTACTGTTATATAATCTCGTCTGTGTTGAAGATCCACTCCAATGAGGGCAGATACAAAGCCTTTTCAACTTGTGTCTCCCACTTAACTACTGTTGCTATATTCCAGGGTACTCTCCTTTTTATGTACTTCAGGCCAAGTTCTGCCTATTCACTAGACGAAGACAAAATGACCTCCGTGTTTTATACTCTTGTCATACCCATGTTAAATCCGTTGATTTACAGTTTGAGAAACAAAGATGTGAATGAGGCTCTGGGAAGGCTGAGaaacaaaatatgtttttaaattgaTGCTTTTACTAAACTGACTTGGAGACCATGTGGAGAGACTGGGAATCTGGGGTCCAATGAAATCATCAAAAGCCCCTGCAAGTTTTGTGTAATATACACatgatcacagaatttcagggaGGTAAAATGACCTCACAGTTTGCTATTCCAATCTCTAACTGAGAAGCAATCCTTTCTACAACAATTCCCTCAATTCCTGTAtattcaaatatttcttaaagaGTGAATTTTTGCAAgagaatataaatgtaaaaagatAACGCATATAATCAACAGTTAGAGAAGCCAAATTATGATTTCTATATTGCATTTTTCCTCTGTGACTCATCTATGTGATAGTGAGAAATCTATCATGGAAAGCATTTTACTTTAACCCATATCCCACAGAGTGACATACCCTGTAGAAGATAATGTCAAAGAACATAGAATACTGGATGTAGAAATAAGACGACTTGGATTCAAAAGTCATCACTGACACTACTTATATGACTAAGGGAAAGACATTTGacctttctaagtctcagtttcctaaactataaaataaacataattatGCCTATATTGTTCATGTCATAGGGCTAGAGTTTTGATTTCAGATGTGTGAATTCATTTATGGAAGAAGATACAGTTAAGAAATTATTCCCTCTGCCAATTCAGATGAGAAGTTCCAACTCAACCAGGGTAAGATAGCCATTTATGTTTTGAAGATGGAATTGAACACACCACTTGGAGATCAATTCTCCAAGAAATTTTCACTTAGTTATGATGCTCAGATTCCAAAATATCTGCATTTTCAAACATTATAACTCCATATACGTCCTCACTGTTAAATTATTTATCTTAAATAAAATGGGACCTTTTGCAAtatattgtttttaataattataaaCCAGAAGCATAGTGTGGGGAATGTTATTCTTACAATTTTTAGTTATCCAAATCCTTTCCTACCTTAGAGTGTCTAAATCAAATATACTTGGGTAACATAtatacgttttttttttttttacttttagcaTTCgccacttctcccctcccccccgcaaTTCTGTATGTTGTGGAGTCAATGGTTAAAAATTCTTACACTGAGCTAATATGTCTGTTCTTCATTTATAATGAAGAATATTCCAATTGTTTATTATGTAAAACAAGATTTTTCCTGAGGGTAAGAATTAGTTAAAATGGATTTCTGTAGAAAATAAAACATGATCCAAGTTTGTGCACTCAGGTTACAAATAAAGTAAAGGATCGAGTTTCTatatgggaggggagagagcgagagcgagagcgagagagcgagagagagagagaaagagagagagagaaagagaggagtgaGGATTTGCGTGGGTCCAAGTTTATTTCAAATACTATTTGAAGAAATGCaccactttcttttccttgcaGATTTTGGAAACTATAGGTGTGGAACATTATACCATTATTTAATCAATGTACTGATTATTTTTTGTTAACCTACTTTTGttgtaattttctctcttttttaatgcaCTGGTATAAGGAATGAAtctctgaggagaggagagagtagcGTATTATCTGGAATTGAAAGTGATAACAGCATAAGAcaccatatttaaattaaaatgaaataacgtataaaagaatttttaaaaaaacatggacAGAATGGAGTTGGAAAGGTAGTAGAGATAAAAGGATTATCAACATACATTTGTTGCAGATTGGGGAAAGCAAAAATAACTTCAATTCAATTGATGAATTAGCAGTGACTTTAGGATATATTTGGTGCAATTAGACTAGATGGGCTTGACCACGCTTCTCATATTAATGAAGACTGAGAGAAAAGTTTAAATGGGTATGCAGAATGAAGTTAGATTATACCGAGATCATATTTTAGGAGGGCGAATCTGGAGGGTGAAATAGTCCAACCTTCTTAATTTACAGAACAGAAAACCAAAGCCAAGAGAAGTCCAATGACTTACTGAGATTTCCCAAGACAGCAAATAGCAGGATCAGGCTTTGAAACCTTCCTCTGTTGCCAAATTCAATTGTTTCTTATGCTATTGGAGGTATATAAATTTCTAGAAACCTATAGGAAAGCATTAAACAGTATGGTATAAAAACAACACTATCTTTGGACTCTAAGAACCTAAGTTCTAATTTCAATCATAATTTGTTTTGTCTGTATAGTCTTGaacaagttaattaacctctctCTCCCAGTAACCATTTATGTCCATAACCAAATCTATGGGGGCATATTTACTTTAGTGAAGAAAATGGATACACGAACATATCTCAAAGATGATAGAGAATTTAATGCATCAATAATGATGTGTTAGCACTGATCTAATACTAGTCCTTCCTCCTGTTGTCTAGCTAACTCCATAGAAAAATTCTGCTTAGTTTAGAATTTACTACCCTGACACCTACACTAAAAGACCTGAAGATTGAATGCATTAGTCTGCAATGGATTGCTAGTATTTCTTCAGGTGAAATGTCTGGTGTTGAGAAAAACACATTATCCCAGCTGGCTGACTAGAAGTCAAATGAAAATTCAGAGTTGAGCTTAAACAAATATTCCACAGTGACTCCAATAGTAATGTCAATATTGATCATAAACCAGGCACCAAATGAGGCAGATCTGGAGAAATCTTTCCTCAAAGGGAAGCTAGAaatgtaatatgtatgtgtagatataaaTATCAACACTAAATATAGCTTATGTGTGGATATGAATACATGTACAAAAGATGAATTTGCCATTTGGGAAATTATGTCATCTAATTGTTGTGAGACTCTACTGAGTAAGCTAGAAGTGCATGTGTGAGGGTAGGGTAGGGGAATAGCTCTCCCTAAAGATTTTAAACTGTTCAGAATACAATGTGAATGTATCTGACTATGTGCATATGTCTCATTGTTAAATACAGATTTCCCATCCTATCGCTTCCAGTATAATTTTACTACACAATTTCTATTGCTTTTATTATGTAACTGGTTAATTTTGTTAGTCCATTATACTACAAGTTTAAAAGGAGTTTGTTGGCAAGTGAAATGCCAGGTCATGCCCAATAGGCTATTTAATGAGGTGCTTATCAAACAGAGGTGAAAAAGATGCAATGAGATTCCACAAAGGTCACATCATCATGGGAACACTTAAAAGGTACTTTGATATTTCAAGAAGAACTTTCCTCATAAAGAAGCTTATGATTTTGGAtaagtctcattttacaaataaagaaacaaattctCAGAAGACTTAAATGAAAGAAAGCTGGCTAAATGGCAAATAATatggggataagaattcaaatCCATCACTCTTGAGTCAAAGGCATTATATTCTTTCTGATTCACAACACTGACTCTCAAACACTAACAAATATTGAGAAATCACAATATTCTCCAAATTAACTATTCCAAATAAATGGTCCACTTCCTCCTTTCAACATTTCCTTCATGTTCGCTTATCTTTCTTCTTCTAACAAGGATTGAAACAAGTTTAATTTCAAAACTACATCAAGCCAATTATTGTGTATCATGTGTGAAAACTTTAGCCTTTCTGCTCCATCCCCATCATTACTCCAGAGCTGCTAAGCATAAAAACTTCAGTGCCAATGGGGTAATTTAATATGAAGTTCCATACGTGTACTATTATTATGCTTTACTCATTAAAGGATTTTGATTCTCATTCTTCCCCTTGCTGGTTAGACCACTGTATTAGAGCAAGGAAGAATTTATTCCAATATTATGGATTCCATTCCCATAGTAAATAGACAGATTCCCCATATTTTCCAGCTACAAATTCATCTCTGATCTTAAATTAACCATTTGGCATTTCTATACCATGAATGTCATTAGGGGCAGCTCTTAAAGGTATAGATGGTTCAATGTAATGCacctccatttttttaaaatatgattcacACATGTCTCTAAATAGTGGTTCACTCCAGTGATCCTTAATATTCAATATATCTCCCATGTTCTGTACATGAAATACATGCCAAAAGGACATATCTTAAGAGAGGTAATGATTTATCATACATTACGGCCTTCTTGAAAAAGAGATgattggaggggaaggaagaacttaaaacacaaaaggtgggaaagagggtAGAAGGAAAGACAGAGCCAGTAATCATACCtgcaaatgtgaatgggatgaactctcccataaaaaggagactgatagcagaatggattaaaaaccataaactAACAATATGCagtttataagaaacatatttgaaaaaagggtatacacacagggtaaaggtaaaaggttgaagcagaatatattgtgcttcatatGATGTACAAAAAGCAGGGAttgcaatctta from Notamacropus eugenii isolate mMacEug1 chromosome Y, mMacEug1.pri_v2, whole genome shotgun sequence encodes:
- the LOC140516624 gene encoding olfactory receptor 5W2-like, producing MVEGNYSIPTEFILLGITSSPKLKVALFVLFLTVYLVILISNLGMIILIRIDPHLHLPMYFFLSHMSFCDLCYSTAIGLKMLVDFYAKDKSISFIGCALQFYFFCSFADSECLLLAVMALDLYVAISNPLLYTVNMSSRVCYLLMAGVYMVGLMDALLHTTLTFTLSFCRSNEINHFFCDMPPLLAISCSDIQVNELVFFTVFGFIEILTISGVLVSYCYIISSVLKIHSNEGRYKAFSTCVSHLTTVAIFQGTLLFMYFRPSSAYSLDEDKMTSVFYTLVIPMLNPLIYSLRNKDVNEALGRLRNKICF